Genomic DNA from Salvia miltiorrhiza cultivar Shanhuang (shh) chromosome 1, IMPLAD_Smil_shh, whole genome shotgun sequence:
TCTTGTGAAGGGTACCCTGATATGATGAATCCCTCGGAGTTGGTGAATCCCTCAGAGAGTTACCTGCTTAGGTCCGCACGTAATGTTTCTGATTCTCAGAAAAATTTAATGATGGCCATGACGACGAGTGGGATTGGCGTTAGCTGTGCATACAGATTTGTGAAGAAGGTGGAAGCCGTGAAAATGTAGGTTTCTTGCCAAAGGATTTGTATAATGAGATTAATCGTGAAAGAAGACTATTGTCAAGGGTGAGAGACGTGGATGCTAATAAGTTGTTCGAGTATTTGACGCAAAAGGGTTTGACGGATCCTTCTTTTTATTGGAAGTTGAAGGTGGGCGACAACGGGCATttggaaaatttatttttcaggGATTCTCGTTGTTTGATTGACTACCAACATTTTGGTGATGTGTTGTCTGTGGATCCCACTTACAAGACAAACAAGTATGGTCTTATATGTGTACCGTTTATGGGAATGAATCACCATAGGACGAATGTTATGTTTGCAATTGCATTCTTGTCCAATGAGAAGAGTGAATCCTATAAGTGGCTTTTTCGGACATTTCTTGAAGCTATGTATGACAAGGAGTCGTCGGTCATTTTCTCGGATCAAGATCAGGCTCTTATGAATGCTCTCGATGTGTCTTTTCGAGTAGCTTCACATATACTTTGTCAGTGACATATTAACAAGAACGCCGTGAAGCATTTTGGTAGGTTTAAATGGAACAAAGAATTCAAGAGTGTGTGGTACCGTTGTATGAACGGATGTGACACGGATGAGCAGTTTGAAGTCGCTTGGAAAGGTATGATTGAGCAATATAATCTTTCTGAGAATAGGTGGTTTTCCAACATGTATACTCTTCGTAGAAGGTGGAGTTCTGCCTTTACTAGTGAGAAATTATGCGGAGGATTGCATGCAAATTCTCGTAGTGAGGTGACGAACAAAGTGCTGAAAGAATGCAAAGAGACTGGCGATGTCGAGAGTTTGAAGAGGATTCACATTGTCGGGGTATGCCAGATATGCTTGTTCATCGTatttgtattttgattcaagttGCTAAGCTTTGTATCTGTAATGTCTTCAAATCGTTTGAGTACGAAGCATTACATTCAATTGAAGTGAAGCTAATGCATGAACCTCCGAACATGAATGATGAGGTCTTGGAATTTAAGGTTTCGTCTAGAACAGCTGTTAATGGATATCGTTGTTACTTCAACTAATGTAGCCAATTTGCGAATTGTTCATGTCATATGTGGGAAACGGAGGGTGTTCTATGCCGCCATCTGTTTAGGGTATTTTTTCACATGAACTTCAATAAGATTCCAGATCACCTTATATTGAACAGGTGCAGACACGATTGTAAGCAAAGGCATGCCTCAACACATGAAACTGGTGACTTGACTGGATGTAGTAGATTTAGCAATATGGTGTTTGTTAATCACAACATGAAGatgttttatgatttattgACTGAATGTAATGATGGCGTTGTTTCATATAATTTGCAGAGATTAGCGTGAGTGATATATTGATATATTGAAAATATTAGATATggacgaaattaaaataaaaataagaagatatgGCAGTATAAGATATTACCAAAAATTAAAGAGATAATTTAGGATATGCTAATCTTAATTCATGGTATTAATATAATTGTCCAATTACAAATATATCATTTTCGTTATAATTATGGAATAAAATTAGCATAAAATTTGAACCCTTGGATTGACAGATTTGGATGCTCCAgattaattctctattctctacatatttattattctctgtttaacctttctatatatatatatttatatatatatatatatatatatatatatatagagagagagagagagaggggaaaaagttcaattgagaagcaCAAATATGTTGAGAAGTGAGAAGCAATCTAAATAGGTGTGAACAAgcagtacattttgatgaagtAATATAAGCCATAGGATCATCATAAATAGACGGCTAGATTTGTGtttcatattaaattaaatacatttttttgGCTGAAAAAATTAGATGCATTAATCGGTAAGGCTATAAGCGTCTTTTACCTCGGCCGAATAATTACTCCAACCTACCAAATCGCGGTAAATCAGCAATTCTCCAAACGACCGCTGGGAAATCATTAATTTACCTTATCAGTTTTCATCCAAACGTCTTTGGATATTATTCACAGCATCATTTAGTATCTCTGGAAATTTGAAGGGACGAAAATTGTTGGAGATGAATTTGTGTGTGGCGTTTTTAGAGAAGATTTAGAAAGGCGACTGTTCAACAAAACTTGAGGTATATTTTTTGATGAATCCATTGTTGTTTTGGTGAAAAAAATTCGTAATACATGGTAGTAGTATTTGATTTCAACGAAAAACTTGTTGTTTCCTAAAAATTTCgtattaaattttatgtaatcCTGAATATTTTTGCATAGTAGTTGATGACATAGTGAATTTTTTGATTGGGCGCGCGTCTActaattctttttatttctgtttattcGATTGATAACGACATATCTTTAGTTCTAGTGAATAGATCTATGGTTTTGAATACAAAAAATGAGAGAATTGTGGGGTTCTTCAATCTTAGTGGCCCCCcttgaatctttttttttttttgaatttttttccaCTGTACATGGTTCCCCCTAAGAAAGACTACTTGCGGCTTTTGTAATTGTGTTCCACTTCTTGGAAATCTGAcattggtattttattaattagcAGCGATGGGAAAACACGTAGCAGACAAGAAAGTGGATTCAGGTAAttcaacttttaatttttttttacactaTAGTAtgcttttataattttatttttactattgaCTGCATATTGGACTCGCAGTTTCTGGTGGGAGCACTTCTAAATTAACGGCGAGAAAGCGGACCAAAAAAGTTACTACTCGAGAAGGAAATAATGACGGAGGTAATTTGCAATTGTTCATTGATTTTCAGCTTCTATGCTTCATCATATTGAGAAGTTCATGTATCTATCAACTCTAAATTTTTTTGGGAACAAGAATATTTAGAGATTGTGAAATTAAGTTTATTTTCATACTGTTTAATTCGTGcgtattataatttattcattaaatgatATGAATATGTGTCTCACATGTTATGCCTACAATTTTGGCTTCTTAAACAGAGAAATTTGAAGTTTATGTTTgccataattttattattattcttaacTCATTAGTGACTAATTGTTCTTCATATAGAACAAGTGCAATTTGATGAGAATGAGGATACCTCTAAAAATGACAAGGGCAAAGGTCCTTTCAAACGACGTAAGCATTTTTCTATATTCGaaaaactataaaaattattcactAAATAAACTGACTTATTCGTATTATATTCAGGTAAGTGCATAGCTAGAAAACTGAATCAAAGGGACAATCCTGGCGAGGTTTGGTATGACATTGATGACAGTGAAACTGACGAATCTTATGAAGAGGTCAAAATTCCTGATAATGAAGAAGGTGATAATGTTATGAGTTAtggaaaattttcaattttctaaCATGAATCAATTATGTCATTGTACTAATAATTTTTTGGCATTCAATAACACTTATGGCAGATGAAAGTGCTAGTGAAACTGAAAATAATGACACCGAAGAGGCCCCAAGTGAAGTGGTCCGTAAAAGGAAGAAGCCAAGAACTCGAGGTATACTTTAGAATTAGTTCATTAAAATAATGTGCTAAAATTTAGAATAAGTCTGATCGTTTTTACTTTCATTTAAACAGATGCGTCAGATGTGGAGGTATCGGATACTGATGATAAGTATGCTTTACAACCTGTGATGGAGTTTCGTGTACGTCCCGAACACGTGCAGTGCAAACGAAGAGGGTTCAAGAAACCGAAAGGGAACGGAGATTGCAAGGCACAACGTAAATTGCCTAAAATCAAAACTCGTACTACACCAGCTGCACTGTTTGAGCACTTGGGTGATTTGAATGAATTACAGAAGCAGACTGTACGTGAAATTGGGTTTGGTCATATACTTGACCTTGAAGTGAAAGACCTCCCTGGTACTTTAGCTTATTGGGTTCTGGACAAATTCAACTCACGTAGGTGTGAGCTTGATATTAATGATGGATACCGTGTTAAGATAAACCAGGATGACGTGTACCGGGTGTTTGGTTTTCCTAAGGGGAAAGAAAAGATTGTTAAGTTTGAGAGAACCGAAAATAATGATCTAATGGAACAATGGGTTGCATTCTTTGGAGTTAATAGCAGGGAGCAAATTAAAATAGGACAAGTACTACGTGAGATGCTTAATTGTGAGGACGATGGTACCTGGTTTAAAAGACACTTCATGATAGCACTACAATTTTCATTGATGGAAAGTTGTACGAGTGGAACTGTGCACCCTTTCATTCTAAGGTGTCTTGCTGATATTCGTACTCTCCGAAGGTGGAATTGGGGGGAGTACGTCCTACGGTCTTTGATTGATCACAAGAGATCATGGGCATTTGATCAGAAGAAAGTATTTGGTGGTCCAGTCCTTTTTATAGTGGTAATCTTTTGTTTTGCTTAATTAGTGAACAACATGTTATTTAGCCTACTAaccattattatttttttttgttttgaagtTGTTCTACGTGGACAGATTCGAGATCAACCGTATAACAGATGAACGGTTGTTCCCAGTGATGATCAATTGGACAAGTGTTTCACTACGAGGAAGGCAGCGACTTGAGTTCGATGATGGGTATTTTGGTGATGGTGAACTGTGCAAACCGATTGAACTCCCAGAGGAGTATGGTCGGGCAGAGAAAGATGTTGCAGAGGAAGAGgatcaaaagaaaaaatatgttgaAGAAAAATATAGTGAAGAAGAGAGTAGGTGTGTTCGTATAATGAAGAAAGGAGTGGAATTGGCTGAGGGCTTGCAAAAACTGAAGAAATTTATCGAGGAAACGACTTTAGAAGAAAGGAAATCGATAATTTTCAAGGACATTGTAGAATCAGTTTGCAAGATGACAAGGTTGAAGGTAAATATTGATGTTCCAGAGAGTAGCAGTGGTGGACAATTTGAACACCTTGACGATGATCCATTCTGGAGTTCAGACGAGGTTATTGTGGCTGTAGATGCAGCATCAACTGATGCTTTAAAGGAGAAAACTAAGGAACCATTTTCCCCTACTGATATACCTAGTTTTAGTTTGAACTTTACACAACACTTCCCATGCAATGCCGAAGTAGTTGGTGGAGATTCAGTTAATGCAGACCCAAAAGATAAGGTAACACATaagtttaatttaaaatattctggaaaatgattgttattttaaattttcgtaCAGGGAAAAAACTGTTGAAGGCGAAGCTGAACAGGAAGGAGTTGGTTTGATTTCTAGCAATAATATTCAGGTTAATCAGTTTCCTGTGTGTACAAATTATGTTTTTGTTCACataattatttaatacattTTTTACATTTTGAGAAATAATAAGAACTAAGTATTTTGGGTATTATTGCGTGGGCAGTTTGTAGAGTCATGTTGAGCCTTTAGTATTATTTGTtttatattcattattttcttcACATATTTTCCTTACATGATGGGTTTTATTcgtgaaaatttatatatattcgcCCAACACAACAACCTATTATAAGCTAACCATTGAACAGCCAACGGAGGAATATCGCCCACCAAGTGCTCGACGAAAAGCCGAGCAACAAAGCATGCCACGATCGCATGCCAACTAAACCGAGGACGCCTAGCAGCCATAAACCGTAGCTTGTCAAAGGTAATATGCTCAAGATGGAGCAGAGCACGACACATCAACAATAGGAACTTGCCGGCTTCAGAGATACGACGTCGATAAATAAGAATTATCGTCGAGAAATCGTCAAGACCTCACCACCCCGACTCCAGTTTTGAATGCAACCAAACGCTGTAAACGAGCAGGGATGGCGTCCGTGACCACCACCTCAAACGCTGCCCAGTCGAATCCAAatagaaacaaagaaaaatatatagaaagATACGCAGCAGATGCTCGAGAAAAGGCCGAGCAGAACTCGCCCAGAACACCAAGCAAAACACATACCAGTTTCTCGACAAAATGCAGCAACGGATCCTGCCCCCAGAAATAAACATGTATTATGATAAACAAAGTCAGAAACttaatgaacaaaaaaaaactcACATTCAAATTATGTATTGTTTTCCACATAATTCAGCAAGTAaacgattaaaaaaaatataaagtataTGTTGCAACtacccaaaaaaatattaaaatctaAATGGGTTTAAAAACtaccaaaaaaataataaaattgcaaaaccaaaaaaaaaaaaaaaaactaagagtGCATGGTATTCTTGAGGGGGTAGTTTCTGGAATCGTGATGACCCTTAGTATTACACCTCCGACAATTCCGCATTGGCTTATGTGCAAGGATCATGGCCTTCTCTTGATTTGATTTCCTACGTCCGCCGACACCGCTACCTTTCGTCTTGCAGATAGGAGGAGGTAAAACAAAAACTTTTTTCTGGGGGAGCACAGCCATACAAATCCTCAAAAACTGATTCCTTATTGTTGGTCAGTGAGTGTGTGTTACTGAGCTTTGCATACTTTTGGCTGACAGCCTCGAGATCCAAGAGACATTGATCACTCAATTGATCATTACCTTTGACATGTGCAATACAATCACTTGCAACCTTGAAGAAATGGAAACTGTGGGACATTGGATTTGGATGGCCACCATTGTGTTCTTCAAGCTCCGTACCACAGAGAGATAACCTGCTGGACTTGCACCATCTACTACATATGTATTTCTCCGGGATCTTCTTCATATCATTATTGCGAATGACAAAGAATATATGTCTGCATAAGATCCCCTTTCTGATGAACAGCTTGCAGCTGCATGACAAGTAATCCTCGTGCTTTACATAACGAACTGTGAACTCACCATTCAAATTATCCCGGATGATGTGTACGTTGTCCTCCTCATCAGAATACATATTGGTCATACCACAACCTAAAATAGACCACTCAATCTCCTCTTGAACATCCTTGAACATAGTATTGGTATATATCTTGGATGCATGTTCCTCTATGTCGAGCTTAGTGCGCATCATAGGTACCTCACTCTCATCTTCATGGTTTAACTTCCGATATGTGTAACACTGGGAATCCAAGGCACTACAATAATTCATATACAACTATGCAAGGTCAGTATTCTTGTTGAGAAAGCACTTAAAGTAGCTATTCTCACTCTCAGAAAGAGACGTAGTACGGAAAAGACCGCTCATACTGACGTCTTTAAAGTATGCCGGTATCCAAAACGTGCGGTCCTCAAACATGTCAGAAAACCACTTATTTCCACCAAGGTCGTACTCATCCATTAGAGTAGTCCATTTCTCCTCAAATGTGTCAGGTTCTTCAAAATCACACCAAACAATTTTACCGAATTCAGTCTTGAAGCCAGAATCTTTTGTTAGATTGGAAGGCAACTTCTCTGCAACTTTCATGGTAATGTGCCACATGCAAAAATGATGTCGTGTGTTGGGCCAACTGGCAGCTACAGCTTTCTTCAGTCCCGGGTCCTGATCAGTGATAATCAAGCGCGGTGCATTACCCATACATTCAACAAATTTCTCGAGTACCCACGAGTAAGACTCCATGTCTTCATGCGAAATTAGGGCTGCACCAAATGAAACGCTTTTTCCATGATTGTCTCTACCAGTAAAAGGTGTGAAGATCATCTTGTACCTAACATATGAACAAATACAGAACTTTAAAGAAATAAGTAATACATTGGTATCAGATTAACAAGTTAGaatcacaataaataaattCGAAACTCGTTCGAATAAGTTCAGTATCTAATGAATAAAACTTTACAGAATATATGGAAGAATATTAGGAAAGGCTGAAAACTAAGAAGAGAATAAATTATTCACTAAATATACTAAAACAAAGGcagattaattattaatattgtttCACAAAATTAGAACCTTAATTACCGTTGTGGATTAGTGATCTACTTTACTAAAATTTTGGGTGCACACGTTAAGGTATCTAACGAATAATATGGCATACTTAATGAACGAAAAATAACCTGTTAGTGTTGTATGTTGCGTCGAAAGACACAGCCTCCCCAAACATCTTGTAGTTCATCACTGATGATTTGTCAGTCCATATCAAACGCTTGAGCTGGTTCTCCCCATCAATGTCATAGAAATATTGGAAACCATCACATGCGTCTTTTTTGTTCTTGAATGTATCTAACACCATATGAGCATCGGACCCATTAACAGAGACCCTCAAGTCTCTACGCCAGTTTTTGAAATCCAAACTTGTGCAGCCAACTTTATCATAAGTGCCAACAATTTCCTTGTATATGCGAAAAGTACGCATAGGACCTACACTTGCTTTTATCCCACATATAAGAAACATTTCATGAATCTTACTAACTTTCCTCTTGTTCTTCATAAAGGGACGGCTTGCAGCAGAAACCATATTATGATTATGGCCTTCATTGAATAAGCGTACCCTGTAAATCCCCCCGTATGAATCCTAAAAATAATTTGGGCCCTGCACTTTACTTGACAGGAGGTAgtctttctttttttagaaGACGAGTCATCTGCCTTACCCCAGAAACCTTCTCTGTTACAAACAAGGTAACGATCAATAATTGTACCATTAGGACGGTCCCTCTCAATCGTACTTTTGCGAGAGATGAAACCACACAGATCTGCATAATCCTCATAAAACTTGTATCCATCTTCTATCTTCGCAAACAATTGCCCAACATAAGGTTTAAATTTGTCATCACATTGTGGATAAACCAACTCATCATCTCGTACTCCTCTACTgtcaaaataatatatatgaattcaaGATGTTCTAATAAAAGGATTTAATCAAGTAAATGTTTGCATAAGAATGTGGATGTAAATTGGGGTAAAAAATTTAGTAGTCTGTAAACATAATTATCAATGAACAAGACTTCGgtataaaattatgaataacCGATTCATTACAGTATAAATTACATACCTGACATGTTGTAAACTGAAACTCTGTGTGAAAATACTCAACTATGAATCTCAGATGAAGTGTGTGACCAAAGCCGCAAAATAACAGAGAAGATATACAACATCGGATGTTGTTGATAACTCATGGAAAAAGGTTTATTAAAAATGGGAAATATGCGAAATTAATGATACGCACAAAATTACCAAGATATGTGTATCTTAAATATGGTATAGATGGTTacttaaataataatatattacaaTTGTAACCTTTGACCATTTTGTAGGAGCCGAAAAATAGGATTAATGTGAGTCGTAGGATTGCTTAAAATCAGTGACCACGATTCCATCTTAATTCTCACAACATATAGCCTTCTCAATagatcccttccctatatatatatatatatatatatatatatatatataaaggtgcgctccaatgagacccttattttttgtgagacactgaaacccttatttttcaatgaataagacatatatactgatgaacatggcagTATATAGTGATAAATAACGAAATtcaaaaaattggtaatgaataagatatattatatatatactgatgaaaaaggcagtatatactgatgaataacgaaatttaaaatattttgatccctctaggattcgaaccctgagaaaaaaaaaatcgccctctaggtacaatatcaaccatatgattgataaaataaacgcaggAGATCGTgtctaagagcatctccaacgcGGGTGACGAAGGCCGCGTCGATCCGAGTCGTTGGAGTGAACGCTGCGCTGGAGACCCGACATGATTCGAAGCCGTTGCGAAGCTAAGACCCGGAGTGAAGGCTGTGGTTGAGAGATCCGTGCGCTACACGTGCAcggtttaaatatatatatatatatatatatatatataaaaatgaagCAAATATAGCATTTTTAGTTGGGGGAAGGCAATGGAGGAAGAAAAGCTTTGGTTAAGAGAGAGGACAAAATTTGGGCTGGAAATCAGttgcagagagagagaaaattttggGGAAGACGATGGGGAAGAAATGGGTAGGTGGGTAGGTGTTTGActttaaaaacaataaaaattaattatgttttgttttatttattgtttttgatttttttgaattttgaaatttagcatttttttttattctttttcgtaatttttaggatttttaagttttagtcatttttttagttttaattttaatgtaattaaaaatttaaaaataaaaatatagaaatatgtattttgtggaaatgaggatATAAGACACCCTCTAAGCACTAAGAGCAACTCCAATGCTTGTGTCTTAGAGGagtgtcttaggagtgggccccacctaagacacacacctctccaatgcattgtgtcttaggtgggtgcttaaatccacatttccacaaaattcatatttctacacttttattttaaattttccaatttcattaaaaataaaattaaacattacaataattaactCGATCCGCCTTGTTGCTCGAGGTATTCATCGAATTCACGATCCATCTTTGAaaatgtagaagagagaattgttgttgggagagaattgtagttgaagATATTGGTGAATTTGAAAAAGTGGAAGAGTTGTATTTATAGaagggaaaaataaaaaaaaataaaaaaataaaagaaattcaAAATAGCCGTTGATTTGAACggtcaaattaaaaaaaaaaattaccaacGGTCGAATTTTTAAACAAATTaacaatttttgattttttttttaaattgggcgcgtCCAATACTCCTTCAATCCTCGCCCCAGGTCTAGCCTTCGACGCCGCCTCGCACCTGGCCGGGTCTCCAGCGCACACCCCTCTCCTTCGACGCGGATCAAGGCTCCCTTCGACCTCCGCGCTGGAGGTGCTCTAAGAGCAACTGCAGCGCGAGTGTCGAAGGCGGGATCGACCCGCGTCGAAGGAGACGGCCGCGCGCTGGAGACGCGGCCACATGCGAGGCGAGGTCGAAGCCTGGACCCGGGGCGAGCGAGGATAGAGTATGGCGCGTCCTTCGGACgcgcccaattttttttttttaaaaaaaacaaaaatcattaattttgaattaattcgaccgtttgctatttttaaaaaaaaatcgaccgTTGATTTCAACGgctattttgaatttaatttttttttcttttttttcccttctataaataccactcttccactctttcaaattcaccaacatcttcaactacaattctctcccaaaaacaattctctcttctacatttCCAAAGATGGATCGTGAATTCGATGAATACCTCGAGCAACAAGGCGGAACGAGGCTTCCaatgatggggtttgctccaTTTTCACAAGCCTCCAATGTCTTGGCTACGGGAAATGTTCCTACGCCGGCGGCGAACGCCAACGTTCAAGAAGAGCCGGAGGAGGTGACGCCGAAAGCCAAGGGCACCCGCGCTGCATATTCTAGCGAGGAGTCCGAGCTCGTGGCAATATTGTGGGCGGAAGCAACCAACAATCCTGTTTTGGGGACCTCCCaaaagttgctccaatattggggagcaatCGCCGAGAAGTTCAACGCGCTCAATACGTCGGGAGCGCCGCCGCGAAAGCCGGACCATCTCAAGTCCCACTTCGCTCGTGTCCAAAATGAGACAAAATTCTTCGAGGGCTTCTACAACACTTGCAAGGACAATTGGGGGAGTGGTATGAGCGACGATCAAATCTTCCAACAAGCCCAGACGATGTTCGAGGCAaatttcaagaagcaattctcctacgtcaaagcttggaaagtgcttCGTGAATGCCAAAGATTCACGTCGCAAGCCGGGGATGTCCACTCCGCCAAAaagtcgaagggctccgatggtggagcaaccactacttcttcggagccgagtgtcacggcgagaccccaaggccaaaaagcggCAAAGCGAGACAAGGGCAAGGCGAAGAAGGGAGAATGGGTCTTCGGGAGGAGGATCGGCGTTCTCCGACGCCCTCGAGAAGGTGGTCGAAAGCATGAGGGAGCATGCTCTCAAAACGGGGGAAATCGCCGAGgtcaaaaaaatgcaagccgggatgaaacgggaggagatggatatgaagctcttgaacaaggacacgacgggtatgacggatgcacaattggccttgcacaaccacctagtccaagaagtgctcaagtgtcgagggcttatttaaattaggaaattatgttattttttattttattatcgtattttaattatgtttttaattttatttaaattattgtaatgtagaatttgaattttaatgaaatttgaattttaaaataaaagtgtagaaatatgaattttgtggaaatgaggatctaagcacccacctaagacacaatgcattggagaggggtgtgtcttaggtggggcccactcctaagacacccctctaagcaacaagcattgtggatgctctaatgaaTTGGAGAGGAGTGTGTCTTAGGTGAggaccaccatctaagacacCCCCTAAGACACCATGCATTGGAGAATCTCTAAgaccaccatatatatatatatatatatatatatatatatatatatatatatatatatgaacgaATAGAGTATAAACAttttttaacatataaaatacgaactagttaaaatgtatgaattttatgtaaatacatatgaattcgctgtgtaattgtattaattgcaaaaaatattttttttgctatttataGGATTTGAACTCGGGACCATTAATTCATtcaacaaagtgatgaatcaatattagattttgatgatttaaggactcaaaataattcctattttatattctaagagatgtttttattttagctcacccatatatatatatatatatatataggggagggctaaaataaaaacacttcttaaaatataaaatataaacaattttcagcccttagatcatcaagatctacggttgattcgtaacccttttggatgaattcgtggtcctgagttcgaatcccaaaggtagcaaaaatttatttttcacagttcgtaaccatgttggacaAAATTCGTACattcaaaaacgtttatatttatatt
This window encodes:
- the LOC131007094 gene encoding protein FAR1-RELATED SEQUENCE 5-like encodes the protein MVSAASRPFMKNKRKVSKIHEMFLICGIKASVGPMRTFRIYKEIVGTYDKVGCTSLDFKNWRRDLRVSVNGSDAHMVLDTFKNKKDACDGFQYFYDIDGENQLKRLIWTDKSSVMNYKMFGEAVSFDATYNTNRYKMIFTPFTGRDNHGKSVSFGAALISHEDMESYSWVLEKFVECMGNAPRLIITDQDPGLKKAVAASWPNTRHHFCMWHITMKVAEKLPSNLTKDSGFKTEFGKIVWCDFEEPDTFEEKWTTLMDEYDLGGNKWFSDMFEDRTFWIPAYFKDCYTYRKLNHEDESEVPMMRTKLDIEEHASKIYTNTMFKDVQEEIEWSILGCGMTNMYSDEEDNVHIIRDNLNGEFTVRYVKHEDYLSCSCKLFIRKGILCRHIFFVIRNNDMKKIPEKYICSRWCKSSRLSLCGTELEEHNGGHPNPMSHSFHFFKVASDCIAHVKGNDQLSDQCLLDLEAVSQKYAKLSNTHSLTNNKESVFEDLYGCAPPEKRSVAAFCRETAFEVVVTDAIPARLQRLVAFKTGVGVVRS